Proteins from a genomic interval of Arthrobacter sp. CAN_C5:
- a CDS encoding DNA alkylation repair protein: MSDAGEFIDAGLQREASWERAADPGPDGLRRYGSSVGAVRGTVRDAFRRYRGLEHDAVLALSSELWAIPVFERRLAAVVVLQTKLPLLVASDLTRLEGFLREAGTRELVDPLAHDVVGPLIEGLTRRDADRAATIVTRWAADVDPWLGRAAQLSALRPSSSPMKR, translated from the coding sequence GTGAGTGATGCCGGGGAGTTCATCGATGCTGGGCTGCAGCGTGAGGCGTCGTGGGAGCGGGCAGCGGATCCGGGTCCCGACGGCCTGCGGCGGTACGGCTCGTCGGTGGGCGCGGTGCGCGGCACCGTCCGTGATGCGTTCCGCCGCTACCGGGGGTTGGAGCACGACGCCGTGCTCGCCCTCAGCTCCGAGCTCTGGGCGATTCCGGTTTTCGAACGCCGGCTCGCGGCAGTCGTCGTCCTGCAGACGAAGCTGCCGCTGCTGGTGGCCAGCGACCTGACACGTCTTGAGGGATTCCTCCGCGAGGCAGGAACGCGGGAACTGGTCGATCCGCTTGCGCACGATGTGGTTGGTCCGCTGATCGAGGGTCTAACGCGCAGGGATGCTGATCGGGCTGCCACCATCGTGACTCGGTGGGCGGCCGACGTCGACCCCTGGCTCGGCCGCGCGGCGCAGCTCTCTGCGCTTCGGCCGTCGTCGTCGCCAATGAAGCGGTGA
- a CDS encoding hemolysin family protein yields MTITLLTLLLGVIIILAIIAANGYFVAQEFAYMSVDRNKLAASAEAGDVAAQRALKVTKRTSFMLSGAQLGITVTGLLIGYVAEPLVGESLGLLLGGAGVPMALGISIGTVLALVIAAVVQMIFGELYPKNLAIANPEPMARGLARSTTIYLATFGWLITIFDHSANALLKLVRVEPVHDVDTTATAEDLDRIVSDSRQSGDLPEELSMLIDRILDFPDRDIEHAMIPRSQVGTVGPLATVGQVRILMADAHTRYPVVSESEEPLGVVQLADILPSSVSDDALVTTVMHPPLVLPTLMSLPDALEQLMNSRNELACVIDEYGGFTGVITVEDLAEELVGELTDEHDDEAPPTIETREDNTWRMSGDVHVDEVERAIGHDLPEGDYETISGVLIAARGQLPVIGETVTVVLPDDPRDLVEDEPVRRVLDVEVLDVARHVPSELLVRLIEVTPENADAGDRAERRTDAQDDTSEDETR; encoded by the coding sequence ATGACGATCACCCTGCTCACGCTTCTGCTCGGCGTCATCATTATCCTCGCCATTATTGCCGCCAACGGCTATTTTGTGGCCCAGGAATTCGCTTACATGTCAGTCGACCGGAACAAGCTGGCTGCCAGCGCCGAAGCTGGCGACGTAGCTGCCCAACGCGCCCTGAAGGTCACCAAACGGACGTCCTTCATGCTTTCCGGCGCCCAACTCGGTATTACCGTCACGGGCCTCCTCATTGGTTACGTCGCTGAGCCGCTGGTCGGTGAATCGCTGGGCCTCCTCCTCGGCGGCGCCGGGGTGCCCATGGCGCTCGGCATCTCGATCGGCACCGTGCTGGCGCTGGTCATCGCCGCGGTGGTGCAGATGATCTTCGGCGAGCTGTATCCGAAGAACCTGGCCATCGCCAATCCCGAGCCAATGGCCCGCGGGCTGGCGCGGTCGACCACCATCTACCTCGCCACCTTTGGCTGGCTGATCACGATTTTCGACCACTCGGCCAACGCGCTGCTCAAGCTCGTGCGCGTGGAACCGGTGCATGACGTCGACACCACCGCCACCGCGGAGGACCTTGACCGGATTGTCTCCGACTCCCGCCAGAGTGGCGACCTGCCGGAGGAACTGTCGATGCTGATCGACCGTATCCTCGACTTCCCGGACCGGGACATCGAGCACGCTATGATTCCACGCTCCCAGGTCGGCACGGTGGGACCCCTGGCAACAGTGGGCCAGGTGCGTATCCTGATGGCCGATGCCCATACCCGGTACCCGGTGGTATCGGAATCCGAGGAGCCCCTCGGCGTTGTGCAGCTTGCCGACATCCTGCCCTCAAGCGTGAGCGACGACGCACTGGTGACCACAGTGATGCACCCACCGCTCGTCCTGCCCACGCTGATGTCACTCCCCGATGCGCTGGAGCAGTTGATGAACTCCCGCAACGAACTCGCCTGCGTCATCGATGAATACGGCGGCTTTACCGGCGTCATCACCGTGGAGGACCTCGCCGAAGAGCTGGTGGGCGAACTGACCGACGAGCACGACGACGAAGCGCCGCCCACGATCGAAACCAGGGAAGACAACACGTGGCGGATGAGCGGCGACGTTCACGTCGACGAGGTGGAGCGGGCCATCGGGCACGACCTGCCCGAGGGCGACTACGAGACCATTTCCGGTGTGCTGATCGCCGCACGCGGCCAGCTGCCGGTCATCGGCGAAACCGTGACGGTGGTGCTACCCGATGATCCCCGCGATCTGGTGGAGGACGAGCCGGTACGGCGGGTGCTCGACGTCGAAGTCCTCGACGTCGCACGCCATGTACCGAGCGAACTGCTCGTACGACTGATCGAGGTAACACCCGAGAACGCCGACGCCGGTGACCGTGCCGAACGCCGCACCGATGCCCAGGACGACACCAGTGAGGATGAGACCCGATGA
- a CDS encoding CNNM domain-containing protein, whose amino-acid sequence MTDPLTVTLVTVLLIVLSAFFVVIEFALLGARRYRLEAEAANNRSARAALRGINELTIMLAGAQLGITACTFALGAITKPAVDAWLGPVLGSWGVPAGIAGGTAFALSLLFVTFLHLVVGEMAPKSWAIAHPERSAKLIGLPSRGFIWLVRPLLVWVNAIANRLVAASGVTPVNRAAVGGLDAGSIRHLVEHSAAAGALDPSFETQLSGVLELETLTVRSLIAPDGKPTVVPDTASVADVQEVAARSKHLRILVQGTAGEAPGVIHVRDTLLEPAERRVRELAGPAFLLEADVPVYEALAQIRSASVQLAAVMDNGEFVGVITLSDVLRRVLPMSMTPAA is encoded by the coding sequence ATGACGGACCCATTGACCGTAACCCTGGTGACCGTGCTGCTCATCGTCCTCAGTGCCTTCTTCGTGGTGATCGAGTTCGCCTTGCTGGGCGCGCGTCGTTACCGTCTGGAAGCCGAGGCCGCCAACAACCGGTCCGCCCGCGCAGCATTGCGCGGCATCAACGAACTGACAATCATGCTTGCCGGTGCCCAGCTGGGTATCACGGCCTGCACCTTCGCCCTGGGAGCAATCACCAAGCCAGCTGTCGACGCCTGGCTGGGACCGGTCCTCGGATCGTGGGGCGTGCCTGCCGGCATCGCGGGCGGGACGGCCTTCGCCCTGTCCCTACTGTTCGTCACGTTCCTCCACCTGGTGGTGGGAGAGATGGCGCCCAAGTCCTGGGCGATTGCCCACCCGGAGCGTTCGGCCAAACTGATTGGGCTGCCATCCCGGGGATTCATCTGGCTGGTGCGGCCCCTGCTGGTCTGGGTCAATGCCATCGCCAACCGCCTCGTGGCGGCCAGCGGTGTCACGCCGGTCAACCGGGCTGCAGTGGGCGGGCTCGACGCCGGCTCCATCCGACACCTGGTGGAGCACTCCGCGGCGGCGGGAGCCCTCGACCCCTCCTTTGAGACACAGCTGTCGGGCGTTCTGGAGCTGGAGACGCTCACGGTTCGGTCGCTGATCGCGCCCGACGGGAAACCGACCGTCGTCCCCGACACGGCCTCGGTGGCAGACGTGCAGGAAGTAGCGGCGCGCTCCAAGCATCTCCGGATTTTGGTGCAGGGCACCGCCGGTGAGGCGCCGGGCGTCATCCATGTGCGGGACACGCTCCTTGAGCCCGCGGAGCGACGGGTACGCGAGCTGGCAGGGCCCGCATTCCTGCTGGAGGCCGACGTGCCCGTGTATGAAGCGCTCGCCCAGATCCGCAGCGCAAGCGTGCAGCTGGCGGCGGTGATGGACAACGGTGAGTTCGTGGGCGTGATCACCCTGTCCGACGTCCTGCGCCGGGTACTCCCAATGTCGATGACCCCCGCCGCGTAG
- a CDS encoding GAF domain-containing protein, producing MNPHLQQWFTRLAAVNSGLDLDAAWEVYTSIGGSCDVLEFKAYVSGLLQLGDFERDMVSHAINEMLDDGRSPVRRAAYTTDNISLASGIPSESTFESPTDPALKRLTISAAALFPLNGAETRRLRSLHLTGLMGSAPEERFDRITREARAAFGVSSASIALIGQHRQFIKSVTGPIGANVPRRISFCNQTIRNRQSMVVPNALADKSFSNNPLVQLKPHIRFYAGYALRGPGGWPIGTLCVIDDSPRGFSAADELTLKRLAAEAQSEIELIPS from the coding sequence ATGAATCCCCACCTGCAGCAGTGGTTCACGCGCCTCGCTGCCGTGAACTCCGGGCTCGACCTCGACGCCGCATGGGAGGTCTACACCAGCATCGGGGGCTCCTGCGACGTCCTGGAGTTCAAGGCGTATGTGAGCGGCCTCCTCCAGCTCGGCGACTTCGAACGGGACATGGTCTCGCATGCCATCAACGAGATGCTCGACGACGGGCGCTCACCCGTGCGACGGGCCGCCTACACCACCGACAACATATCGCTGGCCTCAGGCATCCCTTCCGAGAGCACGTTCGAGAGCCCGACCGACCCGGCGCTGAAGCGGCTGACCATCTCGGCTGCAGCGCTGTTTCCCCTGAACGGCGCCGAAACCCGACGTCTGCGGTCTCTGCACCTCACCGGTCTGATGGGGTCTGCGCCGGAGGAACGGTTTGACCGGATCACGCGCGAGGCCCGGGCGGCGTTCGGAGTCAGCTCGGCGTCCATTGCACTCATCGGCCAGCATCGCCAGTTCATCAAATCGGTGACCGGACCCATCGGGGCGAATGTCCCGCGCCGGATTTCCTTCTGTAACCAGACGATCCGGAACCGGCAGTCCATGGTGGTGCCCAATGCTCTGGCTGACAAGTCGTTCAGCAACAACCCACTCGTCCAGCTCAAGCCACACATCAGGTTCTACGCGGGCTACGCCCTCCGTGGCCCGGGCGGCTGGCCCATCGGCACCCTCTGCGTGATCGACGATTCGCCCCGCGGGTTCTCCGCGGCTGACGAACTGACCTTAAAAAGACTGGCCGCCGAGGCCCAGAGCGAAATCGAATTGATTCCGTCCTAG
- the sigK gene encoding ECF RNA polymerase sigma factor SigK gives MAYPITASLPTASPQESEATPASLTDLLVRIATGDQEAFASLYAQTCKRVYGLVLRVIKNAAISAEVVQEVYLMLWTTAGQFDAGRGSAQSWIFTLAHRRAVDRVRSEQSSSGRDTAYSQRSAAVKVDSIEEAVHHTLMCESVRKCLASLTERQAEAINLAYYGGLTYVEVAEKLHIKLPTAKSRIQAGLIRLRDALEADGYDSHSR, from the coding sequence ATGGCATACCCGATCACCGCAAGCCTCCCCACCGCTTCGCCGCAGGAATCCGAAGCAACCCCTGCGTCGCTGACTGATTTACTCGTCAGAATCGCTACGGGAGATCAGGAGGCATTCGCTTCCCTCTATGCGCAAACCTGTAAGCGGGTCTACGGCCTGGTGCTACGGGTGATCAAGAATGCGGCCATTTCAGCGGAAGTGGTGCAGGAGGTGTACCTCATGCTGTGGACCACGGCAGGACAGTTCGACGCCGGCCGGGGGTCTGCCCAGAGCTGGATCTTCACCCTCGCCCACCGCCGTGCTGTCGACCGGGTCCGCAGCGAACAGAGCTCGAGCGGTCGCGACACGGCGTACAGCCAGCGGTCGGCCGCGGTGAAAGTGGACAGCATCGAGGAGGCCGTCCATCACACCCTGATGTGCGAGAGCGTCAGGAAGTGCCTCGCGTCGCTCACCGAGCGGCAGGCGGAAGCCATCAACCTGGCGTATTATGGCGGACTGACCTATGTTGAGGTCGCCGAGAAACTGCACATCAAACTGCCCACCGCCAAGTCGAGGATCCAGGCTGGACTCATTCGGCTGCGGGACGCTCTGGAAGCTGACGGATACGACTCCCATTCACGGTGA
- a CDS encoding metal-sensitive transcriptional regulator, with the protein MQLDTSELTPVINRLKRAQGQLAAVTRMLEDGKDCKDVITQLAAVSKALDRAGFAIIATGLEQCLTSEDATMDKKQLEKLFLSLA; encoded by the coding sequence ATGCAACTCGACACATCAGAGCTGACCCCCGTCATCAACCGGCTCAAGCGCGCCCAGGGACAGCTCGCTGCCGTCACCCGCATGCTTGAGGACGGCAAGGACTGTAAGGATGTCATCACGCAACTGGCCGCCGTCTCGAAAGCCCTGGACCGTGCAGGGTTCGCCATCATCGCAACCGGGCTGGAGCAGTGCCTCACCAGCGAGGACGCGACCATGGACAAGAAGCAACTGGAGAAGCTTTTCCTCTCCCTCGCCTAA
- a CDS encoding rhodanese-like domain-containing protein, with product MAHGPTILKSVTAQQLLSWQQEHEDVVVIDVRSAAEFASQHIRGACNVPLPLLSEHAGEFASRLHSRVVLVCQSGARAEQARQRLNGVGLDAAYVLNGGTAGFADGGGAVVSGKTRWDLERQVRMTAGSLVLLGLTGGRFLSPKIRSLAGVIGAGLTFSAATNTCAMGTVLSALPWNRAQDEHTRESAIAQLPPRRDSTAMAS from the coding sequence ATGGCCCACGGCCCCACCATTCTCAAGTCCGTCACCGCCCAGCAGTTGCTCAGCTGGCAGCAGGAACACGAGGACGTTGTCGTGATCGACGTGCGCTCGGCGGCCGAGTTCGCGTCCCAGCACATCCGCGGAGCCTGCAACGTCCCGCTCCCGCTCTTGTCCGAGCACGCCGGGGAGTTCGCCTCCCGGCTCCACAGCCGGGTAGTGCTGGTGTGCCAGTCAGGTGCCCGCGCCGAACAGGCACGGCAGCGCCTCAATGGCGTAGGGCTCGACGCCGCCTACGTCCTTAACGGGGGCACCGCCGGGTTCGCTGATGGCGGGGGTGCAGTGGTCAGCGGCAAGACCCGCTGGGATCTGGAACGCCAGGTCCGCATGACCGCCGGCTCGCTGGTGCTGCTGGGTCTCACCGGCGGCCGCTTCCTTTCGCCGAAAATCCGCAGCCTCGCCGGAGTGATCGGGGCAGGGCTGACCTTCTCCGCAGCCACCAACACGTGCGCCATGGGCACAGTGCTCTCAGCCCTCCCCTGGAACCGTGCCCAGGATGAGCACACCCGCGAATCCGCCATCGCGCAACTGCCGCCACGCCGGGACAGTACAGCAATGGCCTCATGA
- a CDS encoding carboxyl transferase domain-containing protein, giving the protein MAAAQPVRHLTAAELIDVVLDQGTFASWDEPVPGPHADEKYERELQAAREKSGVDESVLTGEGLIRGRRVAVIVSEFRFLAGSIGLAAANRIVAAIERATREELPLLAGPASGGTRMQEGTLAFLSMVKISAAVRTHRRARLPYLVYLRHPTTGGVMASWGSLGHVTVAEPGALLGFLGPRVYEALYGTPFPENVQVAENLHDKGLIDAVVPPELLPEIVDRALNVLSRQATEPVAPPETLDVVPAAVDAWTSIEISRNRRRPDLRRLLAWAAQDVLPLNGTGQGEKDPGLQLALARFGDQSCVVLGHNRSRSAPESAMGPASLREARRGMKLAEELGLPLLTVIDTAGAALSKEAEEGGLAGEIARSLYDLIGLASPTVSVLLGQGAGGGALALLPADRTIAAHHAWLSPLPPEGASAIMHRSTEFAPALSEAQGVNVASLHANGLVDHIVDERDDAAEEAKAFCLRLGAAIEYELAALAGAPIDDLLVQRTAKYRDLGPRLATTVD; this is encoded by the coding sequence GCGGGAACTGCAGGCCGCGCGGGAGAAAAGCGGCGTCGACGAGTCGGTGCTTACCGGCGAAGGGCTGATCCGCGGGCGCCGGGTCGCAGTGATCGTGTCCGAGTTCCGGTTCCTTGCCGGTTCCATCGGGTTGGCCGCCGCGAACCGGATCGTGGCGGCGATCGAGCGCGCCACCCGTGAGGAACTTCCGCTGCTGGCGGGACCGGCGTCGGGCGGTACCAGAATGCAGGAGGGCACCCTCGCGTTCCTTTCGATGGTGAAAATCTCGGCTGCGGTCCGCACCCACCGCCGGGCCAGGTTGCCCTACCTGGTCTATCTGCGGCACCCCACCACCGGCGGGGTGATGGCCTCCTGGGGGTCGCTGGGCCACGTTACCGTCGCCGAACCTGGCGCTCTGCTCGGGTTCCTCGGTCCACGGGTCTACGAGGCGCTGTACGGCACTCCTTTCCCGGAGAACGTGCAGGTCGCTGAGAACCTGCACGACAAGGGACTCATCGACGCGGTGGTCCCACCCGAGCTGCTTCCCGAAATCGTCGATCGGGCCCTGAATGTGCTCTCCCGACAGGCCACCGAGCCGGTGGCACCTCCGGAAACCCTCGACGTCGTACCTGCTGCCGTCGACGCCTGGACGTCCATTGAGATCTCCCGGAACCGTCGCCGCCCCGATTTGCGCCGGCTGCTCGCCTGGGCCGCGCAGGATGTGCTGCCCCTCAACGGCACCGGGCAGGGTGAGAAGGACCCGGGTCTGCAACTGGCGCTGGCCCGCTTCGGCGACCAGTCCTGCGTAGTGTTGGGCCACAACCGGTCCCGATCGGCCCCGGAGAGCGCCATGGGGCCAGCCTCGCTCCGGGAGGCGAGGCGCGGGATGAAGCTGGCCGAGGAACTCGGTCTGCCCCTGCTGACCGTGATTGACACGGCGGGCGCCGCGCTGTCGAAGGAAGCTGAGGAGGGCGGGCTTGCCGGCGAGATTGCACGGTCGCTCTATGACCTGATCGGGCTGGCGTCTCCAACGGTCTCGGTGCTGCTGGGCCAGGGGGCCGGGGGAGGGGCGCTGGCGCTACTCCCCGCCGACCGGACCATCGCCGCCCACCATGCCTGGCTCTCGCCGCTGCCGCCCGAAGGTGCGAGCGCCATCATGCACCGGAGCACCGAGTTTGCGCCTGCTCTATCCGAGGCCCAGGGAGTCAATGTGGCCTCACTGCACGCGAACGGGCTGGTGGACCACATCGTCGATGAGCGCGACGATGCCGCCGAGGAAGCCAAGGCGTTCTGCCTCCGGTTGGGGGCAGCCATCGAGTACGAGCTCGCAGCCCTCGCCGGCGCCCCGATCGACGACCTGCTGGTCCAGCGGACCGCCAAGTACCGCGACCTGGGGCCACGCCTGGCAACCACCGTCGACTGA